GGCTATTAGGTTTATTTGGCCTTTTGGGCCAGAAGTTTTGACTGTAAAACACTTAAAACTCAAAACAAATGAGCACCACATAAACCCCAGGCACTGTTAGGTAGCCAGGCCAAGTCTCTCAAAGAAtgtatttgaatttttaaaaagccactgaTAGGGAGCCCATATCCTCAGTTACATTGGCAAACAATGGAAGAGATCCAGTCAGAAACCAGCAAGGCTAGTACAATAGTAAAACAATAGCCAAAGCAGAATTCTGCTCACTGTcagtataaaccaggggtgcccaaatcccggccctggggccacttgcagcccttgaggcctctcaatgcgaccctcagggagctcccagtcttcaatgagcctctggtgttttgctggagcccacactggcccaatgcaactgctctcaacgtgagggcaactgtttgacctctcacatgagctgcgggatgacggctccctccattggttgctgtttcacatctgtgatgcagtagtagcagaaaaggaaaggccagccttgctttgtgcaaggtcttttataggccttgagctattgcaagaccttcattcattcatataagttcatctttaatatattcatttatgaaaacatatgtaaatttattcaaatttaaatgtaaattaattctttttttcccctggcccccgacacagtggcagagagacaatgtggccctcctgccaaaaactttggacacccctggtataaaccaCACTCTAATGCTGCTCTTATATAAGGACCAATCTTTAGCTCAAATGGCAATTCCAAAGAAACCCTGTCAAGGTAAGTCATATGCCAGGTTCAAAGGGAGGCACCATTAAGACATTTCTCAAGATATTCTGCACTTTAGGAatgtcatttaatttttttttaaaaccccaagGCTACCCAATGACATTAGACTTTTCTGTCAAAACACAGTTACATTAGCAATTCGTAGCTGCTCACAAGACCACCCAGTGCAGTAGCACTTTGTCTAACACTTCCATGCATTCCAGCTGACAATACTTCTGCCTCCTTCTTACATGTAAGAACTCGGGCTGAAAGTGCGAAATGGAAGTAGTGAAAGGCCCACATAACAATTCAAGTGTCATCAAAAATAATCACAAAATACTACCgtgcaaaatattattattaagaatatttatatactgtttttcaacagaaTGCAGAAAAATCCACATAaagggctccctgtcccaaaagagctcacaatctaaaaagatgaacaCCAGCactagccactagaaaagacactgtgctgaaggACAGttactccccctgctaaataaaagatgagccccacttgaaaaaggacCTTTTTgaccagttagcaagggtaataTACATACAATGTCAGAATCGTTCAATCCCCTTTGCTCCATTTGCACTGTTTGCTTTTTATACGTTAAATTTCAAATTTTGAGGATATGCCTTTACAACTGATAAATATTTAATCCCCTTGTGTCTTTGGCCCTTGTGCTACACTATGCACAGTTGCACTACACACACAGGAATTGCAGGTGACAGACTACACAACAACAGACAAATCACAGATGAGGGTGTCTATTCCCAAGTTGGTTCAGTCACAGAGAGGCATGTCAATTTGCCATTTTAACAGGCAAGTTAAGGGGACAATGTTCTTTGTGATGCCTCCCCCTTGAGTCATGTGAGAACTTTGCAGGCAATTGAGTATCAATGCAATGAACAATGTTAGTACCTAGgaggagacttagggcccaatcttatccaattttccagcactggtgcagttgcaatgcagccctgagttaagggaacaaatgtgcccataccttgaggaggcctttgtgactgcctccccaccacaggatgcagtgcattccccattggcatatctgcactggcactggaaaaattggatagaatttggcccttaatcAGGACACCACTTGGGATGAAGTACAGTCCACACTGGTTGTTTTAAGTAATATCTCTGTTTTAAGTAATATCTCTTACAACTTAAGAAAAGAGGGTAATTGCATTCACTGGATATACAACATGTGGgtttagaacagtggtcttcaaccttttcgtGCCACAGCCCAATAAATAATGAGACCAGGGACCCATCACTGTTTCCACCTCTCTTCCAGGACCCGATCAGCCTACCCCACACACCCCATTTCCacacctcttgtgtcttcataacaaccctgtgaggtagcagccagagcaggactggccttaggagctgtgggacaagacagtgagaagaggctgtgcggGATTAAATCAAGAACTCCGTTCTGATCAGGCAGTACCACTATGagactggatccaagccctctcctgCTCCGGCTTTGAAAGGTAGCTGTGActcccccaaatgaggctttgcgaccccacTGGCATCATGACTCACAAGTTGTGAGGCTCACAAGTCATGGCATCATGACTCACAAGTTGAAGACTCACTGGTTTAAAACATCACTGACCAGCCTGCTGTTAATCACCCAGGAAAAGTAGTAATTCATTCCAGAAGTGTAATTTGCCATCACTTCAGCATACAACTCAAATCACTTTCTGATGCAGCTTTGGAAAATGTTTTGTGGACTACTTTATACTAACCTGCACAGATGACCTTGACAGTGCACTTTTCAACACAGTACATTTTGAGGACTTTGTGTTTAAAGACTGGGAGTGCACCATAATACATCTTTATAGCAAATGAAATTAGAATCTCACTGGCACTGAGATGCACAAGCAACATCTGACCGAAAAGCATCATTTGTTCACTATCCACATCTTCATCTTGGAATCCGATTCTCAAAGCTTTCACCACTGCTGTACTAAAATATATACTTAGACATAACATTTCCATCAGCTGAATGGCTTTCACGGTTTGTGATTATAGGAAGAAAATGGTTTTGCGCTTTTACAGAAGGCACTACACACACAAATGGTGAGTCTTCTACTCACAGATATGATGATACAGCACACCCAGTTGCAATGAGCAACCTGTAAGGTTTGTGCAGGGCCTTACTATATTGTGCATCCACCACAGAGGGCTGCTTCTCACATCACATTTTTAAGCTGCTCCTGTAGAATATTTTATATGGAAATCTAAAAACATAACTGTGCACATCACAAATGCCCATTTTCAACACTTATCACAGATGTATCAGGAGCCAGGAATAGCTATGGTTCTCTGCAGTATATACATATCAGGAATTCACCAAAGCTTAATGTATAAAACACATCTGACACGTGAGGAAAGTCAGTAGTCAGTAGGCATCCCAGCACAACTGCAGCATATACAATAATCTCAAATACAGTCTGTGGACACAAAATGCACCTTTGGAATGTACCAAGACAGGCAGCTTCTATGGCTCCACCAGAATCTGATTTAACCCCCAGTTGCCAATCAGCTTTGTACAGAGGAGCCTTGCTCAGCTTCACCTCACTTCAGAAAGCTGGGAAACAATCAGCAGTCTTCGCATACAGTAcgtgggccagaagtgatgcttcCAATGCGAGCTGTCTGCATCCACACAGCATCTTCGGCTTCATGCCAAGCTCACTGCTCTACTGTTGCAAAATCTTCACTTTGGTGGTACTGAGTCATTCATACCTTCTTGCACAACTTGGTGAAACACACATAATTTAAATTCCTCCTTCATGAAAAAAGAAAATCTCACCACACATTTCTTATGAACAAGAATCTCCGCTCTTGAAACTCCATTCTCTTGAGAAGAGGTGCCTGGAATTCAATGAATCAAACCCCTCCTATATGGCCTCATCCTCTGAATCATGATCACTGTCTGGCTTGGTAAGTCTCTCAAGTTCTTCTCCATCCTATAGAAAACAAGAGTAAAAAGGCAACACTTGAACACAGAAATCTGAACACTCCTGGTTTCTCCAGGCAGGGCTTGGAAAgatccctctctgaaaccctggcagTCAGTGAAGACAACAACAAACTAAATGGTTGCATCTATTTATGTAGACATTTACACCCCACCATTATATCATAAAATGATGTCCACTGTGGCTGACAATAAAAACATACAAGAAAAGCCAAGAGTCTGACACCATATAAAGCATCTTCAAAAGCTACCTAAAAGCTGACATCACGTCCCTTATACTAGTGCAGCACATTTGAAATACAGGTTCAGACTCCCTAATCGTGGATTCGGAACCCACGGTTTTAAATAACCACGGGTTCCGAATCCATGCTGGAAGCTGGATCTGGGCTCCCGGATGCCACCAGAGATACTCTCCGGTGGGACCTTTTCTGAGGCCACATGCAGCTATAACACAGCAAAAAAcagaagtaccctttaaactgCTCTGGACAGtattctgaggcccgtagaggtCATGTGCTGGATACATGGCCCTCCAAAATGCTTCTAACACAACCGGAACTCGCGTTTGGAGTCCCTATGGGTTGGAACCAgctgatttcattatctgcggaaAGTCCAGAAACGGATTTCCCGTGGATACCAAGACTCCACCATATATTTTTTAGCCTGATCtactgtttcttttttaaatgtatgAAGGAATATTATCACTTCACTGTGCCTTCACAGCAAATAATTATTGTAAAGATTGTACAAATGTTCTGCTTGGCCATAATAAATGGTCACTTTAAGACAACTCAGCCAAAACCATACAACTGAGGAACTACATTTTTACTCTCTTTTGGATGCTTCGTAAGGTACAATAACTCCGATGGATCCCACGTTATTTACCGTTTGTCTCACTGCTCTGTCATCAACCTAACTTTGAAGTGAGTTGGTGGGACCATCTATTCCTCTCTTTTGGATAAGCATACAGTCAGTATTTTATATGCTACTGCTCATTATTTCCTTTCTCTGACAGATTTTGATTTCAACAACAGGGTCAGTCAATTCAAGTATGTTGCACATCTATTTGTAACAGCACCTTGCAGAAGTGGATAtaaatttaaaaagcagccaGGGCAACGTCTGAGACTGTATGCTGACCACAGTTGCCATGGAATTGTTATACCAGCTGTGCAATTTCGAGAGCTGTACTTGGGAACTAGATGCGACAGAAATTAAATCCTCCTCATGGATGTTTGTAAGAAATGCTACAATTCCTCCTACACACTCCTCCTGGCACTGATGCCATGATTTTAAGAGTCTGGGTCCACTAGTACCAACACATTTCTAAGGAGCAGATCTAATTGTGGGCAGCGCCCTCTGCTGTCTGTTACCTGTAGCAGCAGCCACTTTTTAGCAGAGTTAAAAGTGTACTTAAGCTGATTTCATGTGGCAATCAGAGGATCAAACTAAACATGACACAAGGAATCTGCAATTAACAtttataaaaaagaagaagaaaaatagggGGAGGCAACAGCTGAAGAGAGAGTGAAAATTGGATTTGGGCCCACAGCGACCAGATTAAACTATGCCGACAATTCAAAAAAGTAGATGTTTTGACAATTAAGACATGATTCCATCACATCACCAGAATGTGCTGCTAGAAACTTTTCACTGTTGAGAAAGGTGGTGGCTATTTGGAATAATGTCCTAGAAAAGGCACATTGTCCAAACTTCTTAAAAGCACAATAGCAAAGCAGACCatgaaaaggaaggaagaggctTATATTGGTGGGGAGGTAGAAGGATCAGGTGGGAAGTTcccagcactggcccaagagAATATGACACTTTTGCTCCAGTGATGGAAGCTAACTTTATTCCCTGCAATGAAGCAAGAGCACCACATCAGCACCATTGGGCCAGTATTCCATCCAGAAAGGTGCTATGTGGTGTGGCTACACTTCACAGAGGTTAACAGCACAGGGGGCTTTTTCAAAGCAGGAGGAGAGTGCAGGGAGTTGTACCACACTGtaacaggatgcagcatgagcaAACCCATGGCCCTGAGCTGCCAGGGTCTTACAAGGAAGTTTCTTTATTGAAGAGGTTGAAAGATTTAGTAGAGCAGAATCATACATTTGCCAGGAATAAGAAGGTGCTTTTGGCATTGCAAGGAAAGATTCAGCTTGCGTTGCAGCAGTGCAGTGGTAGGCCAGGTCAGATTGCCAATGCAATGGTCTTACAGGGAATGAGTTCAAAGCCTTACCCCGCTGGAGCGCTCCCATGCACCTCCGCCAAGTTTGCTCCTCTCCCATTGGACAGTGTGTTCCACGCTACCAGGGCTGCTGGAATGGTAGATAAAAATGGACAAAAGTACCACTGGAGCTTCCAAGAAGAACTCCAGAGAAGGCTTGAAGTCAAAAACGAAGACAGAAACAGTGGTGATGATCACCGTAGTGACCTGTGCAGTCAGGACATGAAACATGTTGTCTCGGAACTTCAGAATGAAAGCCACTGAAAGCCCCAGGAAGGCAGTGACAAAAATAAGGGCCACAGAGAACATGTTGTGGCCATAGAAGAACCCACAGTATTCTATTTGGCGGCGGCGTTCAGAGCGGAGGCTCAGCATCAGGCCATTGAACATCGCTCCGAAGAGGTACAGCTTGGTGTTCTGTACAAAGATGTTCTCGCTGAATTGGCCTCCTTCTTTCAATATCTTTTCATTGTAGATGTTGGCCAGGGCAGAGATAAAGCACTGCAGTACTATGAGTAGGTGTCCTATACCCAGTCGAAGGTGTCTCAAGGCCCCCGTGGTGCTCGTGGTGACGTTCCACCTGAAGCTGAACAGCCAGGCGGTCGTGCAgttctcccttccccagcactcCTCCTCTGGCTTGGTGTACTGCAGGCAACTGTTTGAATGGTTGAAAAAGGCATCATGGTGAAATCCATGTACAGTCAAGCTGTGTTGGTTGCTTCCTGTCCCAGCAGTGAGGGCAACAATAGATAGAAACAAAATCAGCAGAGATGCCCACTGTACCCATGAGAGCCGCCGTCTGCAGGGAGATAAGAAAGACTTTTGAAACATACACTGACAGGCATGAAACCACTCCACACGGGAATCTCAAAGAGCAAAGCATAAGGTGCTTGGTGCCTATGTCTTGAACCAGGCTTCCGAGTGCTAGTACTTTACTTCCTGAACCACTGGCACTCCACTGCAAGCCCACCAGACTAAGCTCTGTCCTTCAAGACGGCCATATAGTCTCTAGCACCAGCCTGCCTGAACATTCAGAGAGCCGACTTCAGAGCCCCAGCAAGTCATCTTATGCATGAGGACCCAGCTCAAGTTCCTGCTCCCTTGGATCTTGATCCCTGCCAGAAGCAGAAACACATCTGCTTCTGGTCCTCTTGGCCCTCTATTGCTGCACTGGCATTCAACACTTCTCTTCTGTTCTCTtcttgtgttctggtcacgataaggaaaccggatttcttgacgtgctaaatgactgtggcttagatcagctagtcacggagcccaccagaggacaggtgactctggatttaattttgtgcggtacgcaggacctggttagagatgtaaacgttactgagccattggggaacagtgatcatgctgcaatccgttttgacgtgcacgttgggggaagaataccaggcaaatctctaacaaaaacccttgacttccgacgggcggaattccctcaaatgaggaggctggttagaaggaggttgaaagggagggtaaaaagagtccagtctctccagagtgcatggaggctgcttaaaacaacagtaatagaggcccagcagaggtgtatactgcaaagaaagaagggttccactaaatccaggagggtgcccgcatggctaaccagccaagttagagaggctgtgaagggcaaggaggcttccttccgtaaatggaagtcttgccctaatgaggagaataaaaaggaacataaactgtggcaaaagaaatgtaagaaggtgatatgggaggccaagcgagactatgaggaacgcatggccagcaacattaaggggaacaataaaagcttcttcaaatatgttagaagcaggaaacccgccagagaagcggttggccctctggatggtgagggagggaaaggggagataaaaggagacttagagatggcagagaaattaaatgagttctttgcatctgtcttcacggcagaagacctcgggcagataccgctgcccgaacggcccctcctgactgaggagttaagtcagatagaggttaaaagagaagatgtttcagacctcattgataaattaaagatcaataagtcaccgggccctgatggcatccacccaagggttattaaggaattgaagaatgaagttgcagatctcttgactaaggtatgcaacttgtccctcaaaatggccacggtgccagaagattggaggatagcaaatgtcacgcctatttttaaaaagggaaagaggggggacccgggaaactataggccggtcagcctaacatccataccgggtaagatggtggaatgcctcatcaaagataggatctcaaaacacatagacgaacaggccttgctgagggagagtcagcatggcttctgtaagggtaagtcttgcctcacaaaccttatagaattctttgaaaaggtcaacaggcatgtggatgcgggagaacccgtggacattatatatctggactttcagaaggcgtttgacacggtccctcaccaaaggctactgaaaaaactccacagtcagggaattagaggacaggtcctctcgtggattgagaactggttggaggccaggaagcagagagcgggtgtcaatgggcaattttcacaatggagagaggtgaaaagcggtgtgccccaaggatctgtcctgggaccggtgcttttcaacctcttcataaatgacctggagacagggttgagcagtgaagtggctaagtttgcagacgacaccaaacttttctgagtggtaaagaccagaagtgattgtgaggagctccagaaggatctctccagactggcagaatgggcagcaaaatggtagatgcgcttcaatgtcagtaagtgtaaagtcatgcacattggggcaaaaaatcaaaactttagatataggctgatgggttctgagctgtctgtgacagatcaggagagagatcttggggtggtggtggacaggtcgatgaaagtgtcgacccaatgtgcggcggcagtgaagaaggccaattctatgcttgggatcattaggaagggtattgagaacaaaacggctagtattataatgccgttgtacaaatctatggtaaggccacacctggagtattgtgtccagttctggtcgccgcatctcaaaaaagacatagtggaaatggaaaaggtgcaaaagagagcgactaaaatgattacggggctggggcaccttccttatgaggaaaggctacggcgtttgggcctcttcagcctagaaaagagacgcttgaggggggacatgattgagacatacaaaattatgcaggggatggacagagtggatagggagatgctctttacactctcacataataccagaaccaggggacatccactaaaattgagtgttgggcgggttaggacagacaaaagaaaatatttctttactcagcgcgtggtcggtctgtggaactccttgccacaggatgtggtgctggcgtctagcctagacgcctttaaaaggggattagacgagtttctggaggaaaaatccattatggggtacaagccatgatgggtatgcgcaacctcctgattttaggaatgggttaagtcagaatgccagatgtaggggagggcaccaggatgaggtctcttgttgtctggtgtgctccctggggcgtttggtgggccgctgtgggatacaggaagctggactagatgggcctatggcctgatccagtggggctgttcttatgttcttatgttctggctcAGCAGACAGCACTCCCCAGGAATCTAAGTGCCTAAAGCACAGACCCCTGCCAATGGCTGCCCATCTTCTTCAGAAAGGCACCTGGGGGACCAAGAACCTCTCTCAGCTTCCTACAACACCTGGAAAATGTGATAAATGACTCATGCTATGATACATAAAACCAAGAACAGAACATATATAAGGAATCAGGAGGAAGATTGGGAGggcttacctcccccccccccccatgtccagcATAGCCACTGCCTTTTCTAATGGCAGGtggaggaaatgctgggagtCTACCATTCCCTCCACAGCCATCAAAAGAAGCAGTGGCACTGGACACCAACGGAGACGTAAGCAAAGTCTCACGTCTACCTTGTAGACATAAATGGGCAGGGGTTGGGGCTTTACCTCTCTCCCAGCAACCTGGACTGCTGCCATCACCACTACGACTGATGACCAAGGAGTGAATCCTGGGCTCTCAACAGTCCTGCCATTGGAGGAGGCAGAGTCTGAGGTGATGGCAGTGCTTGATGCCAAGAGGAGGATTTAGAGGGCTTACCCATCTCCCTTAGCATTCAGTTGCCTTGCTGctctcaccaccacctcctcctttaaTGGCTGATGGCCATTTGAGAAAGCAGCAGAAACAACAGTGCTGGATACCGATGAGAGAGATAAgtgggcaaggggggggggctttcattCTCTCTCAGCATCCAATGTCATCTCCTCTAATGGCTGCTGGAGGGAATGCTAGGAATTCAGCTCTCCCTCCACAGTCATTAGAAGATGAGGCAATTGTGACGCTGAATGCTGAGGAAGAGGAGTAATTGAAACTAGCAGGGATTGGGGGGTCACACTTGGTCCCAGGAGGGGGACGGGATTAGCAGCACTGGTGTGCGCCTTATCCTATCCCGTTCCCAGACTTGTTCCATTGACATGGGTAACATGGACTTTCGCCAGCAATTGAATTTGCACAGGTGCAAGTTGCCCCACtgcggctgctgggacttaccccagggcaaggggacaaatgtctcttaCCCCACAGTAAATATTCCTTTACAttaaggagacctctagcagccgaAAACCCTtcgtaggatgcagtgcagcctgtgctggccccGCTGCATGGAGATCTGCGCTgaattgggctgtctgtcttGCAACCTAGGTGGCCCAAAGTTGGAAA
This portion of the Tiliqua scincoides isolate rTilSci1 chromosome 3, rTilSci1.hap2, whole genome shotgun sequence genome encodes:
- the SLC35A5 gene encoding UDP-sugar transporter protein SLC35A5; protein product: MESKCCSQPVRCSKSAIYTFLLGGAFVTLGSSRILLMKYSANEDNKYDYLPATVNVCSELVKLVLCLIMALWVTRKGGYSHSGFGCSSWRQFCSYIKWSIPAFLYFLDNLIVFYVLSYLQPAMAVLFSNFVIITTALLFRIVLKRRLSWVQWASLLILFLSIVALTAGTGSNQHSLTVHGFHHDAFFNHSNSCLQYTKPEEECWGRENCTTAWLFSFRWNVTTSTTGALRHLRLGIGHLLIVLQCFISALANIYNEKILKEGGQFSENIFVQNTKLYLFGAMFNGLMLSLRSERRRQIEYCGFFYGHNMFSVALIFVTAFLGLSVAFILKFRDNMFHVLTAQVTTVIITTVSVFVFDFKPSLEFFLEAPVVLLSIFIYHSSSPGSVEHTVQWERSKLGGGAWERSSGDGEELERLTKPDSDHDSEDEAI